TTTCGTGGTTTCCTCAGAGACACCGATACCCTGCAGTTTATTACCGATCGCCGTTCCGCCAAAGTTCAGGACATTAAAGCTCATCCCTACGGTGAGGTGTGTTGGTATTTCCCCAAGACAAGGGAACAATTTCGCATAGCGGGTAGTTTAAGACTGATAGATACTGCTGACCCCGATCGCACCGCCCTGTGGCAAGCGATTTCTGCCAAAGCCAGAGCGCAATTTTTCTGGGCAGAGCCAGGAGCACCTCGACAAGCCGCTACAGAGTTTATAGAGACCTGGGCGGGCTTAGACCCCCCTGACAATTTTTGCTTATTACTCTTACAACCAACTACGGTAGACCACCTACAACTGCGAGGCAACCCCCAGAATCGCACTCTCTACAAGTGGGAAAACAATCAATGGACTGTTACTGACATCAATCCCTAATCACAGCCCAAGGACTCTCTGGTATCAACTCCTGTCACAGGATTTTTCCCCTTTGCCCGTTGGCAGAGCCATCGCACCTGCCCAGGATCAAGAATAGCGCCAGTAAAGTCGGCTCCTTCAATTTGGGTAAAATCAAAGCGACTGCGCAAAAGGATCGTATCAACAAGAATGGCATCTCTGAGGTCAGCATTAGCAAAGTCTGTCTGATCAAGCATGGCATAACTCAAATCCGCCCCCCGCAAATTGGCATTACGCATAATCGAGGCGCTGAAGACCGCTCCCTGTAACTGGGCATAGGAGAAATCCGCTCCCTCCATATTGGCATTGGCAAAACCTGAGCCTCGTAAATTTTGATAGGAGAAATCCCTGCCCTTCAAACTGCCATGACTGTAGGGTAAAGCCGCTGCCTCTAAACTCTGTACCTGTCCCCAGCAACTAAAGATGAGCAGTAAAATAACTACAGCCCTAACAAGATGATGAAACCCTTTCGGCTGTGGCTTTGTAACAAGGATGCTAACTTTCCTAGGGATTAATGGCATACAGGTTCGCTATAAATGGTTTTTGGGTTATTTTAACTTATTTCTGCTAACCTACTTAGTCAGTCTGCAATTAGAATCATCATGCAAGATCAAGGTCTGACTTTGTGGTTTACTGGGTTGAGTGGTGCGGGAAAAACAACAATTTCCCAGCGGGTAGGAGAGCATTTGCGGCAGCAGGGCAAAAGGGTGGAAATTTTAGATGGGGATATAGTGCGTAAACATTTGACCAGGGATTTGGGCTTTTCTAAAGCCGATCGGGATGAGAATATCTATCGTATTGGCTTTGTCGCTCATTTGCTGTGTCGGAATGGGGTGTATGTTTTAGTGGCAGCTATTTCTCCCTACGCTGATGCCAGGCAAAAAGTCAGAGAAATGATCGGCAGCAATTTTGTGGAAATTTATGTGAATGCCCCTTTAGAAGTGTGCGAAGCCAGAGACGTCAAGGGTCTGTACAAAAGAGCCAGGGCAGGTGAGATTAAATATTTCACTGGTATCGATGACCCCTACGAACCACCCACTGACCCCGACTTGGAATGTCACACAGATAAGGAAACGATCGAGGAATCAGTTACGAAAGTGTTGCAGTTGTTGGCATTAAGGGATCAGCAAAGACGCGAAATCCCCCTGCTGTAAGGGCTTGGCGGGTAGTCTCCACATCCCGCACCCAGAATTGATTGCCAAGACGCACTGCCTGATTGAGTCCTTCCACCTGAGCAATAATGGGAATCCTGCCCCCACTGTAGTTCTTGAGAATCTCCCGCAGACGATGCAAAGTCTGTATATCCAATGCCTGTTCCCTGGTCAATTCTAACCGCATCATACTGACCTGTTCAATCTCTGCCATGTCATCTACCACTAGTTGTACAGACTCGTCTTTACGATCGACCTTACCCCAAACAATCACTCTATTATCTTTGCGTAGATACTCTTTTACCTTCTTGTGTACTTTGGGAAACACTACTGCTTCCAGCTTACCACTGAGGTCTTCGATCTGTAAAACTGCCATCTGTTCATTATTCTTCGTCAGGATATTTTTCAAGTCTGTAATCATCACGATCGCTGTCACGGTCACAGTTTCCCTGACTTCTTGTAGGTCGCTGAGGTTGACAGGAGCTAGTAACTTCACAGCAGGACTAAGGGCTTTCAGGGGATGAGCGGACAGATAAAAACCAAGTAATTCTTTTTCCAATTCGATCTTTTCCTGGGGTAAGTAATCGGGTATGTCAGGGGGGGCAGGGGGTTCGTCCACAAAGGTTTCCTCTCCCGTTGCTACCATCATGTCAAATAAAGAAACCTGGCCTGAGGCTTTGTCCTTTGCCCGCCGTGATGCCCAAGTTAAAGTTGGTTCAATGTTGGCTACGGTCTGTTTGCGGTTGGGATGTAACCGATCGAATGCTCCTGCTTGCACTAGGGCTTCCAATGCTTTTTTATTCAGGGCACGGCTGTCTACTCTTTTGCATAAATCCCCCAAAGATGTAAAGGGTCTCTCTTTCCTGGCGGCTAAAATTGCCTCGATCGCTCCCATACCCAGATTTTTAATGGCTGCTAGACCAAAGAGAATGT
This region of Pseudanabaenaceae cyanobacterium SKYG29 genomic DNA includes:
- a CDS encoding pentapeptide repeat-containing protein, with protein sequence MPLIPRKVSILVTKPQPKGFHHLVRAVVILLLIFSCWGQVQSLEAAALPYSHGSLKGRDFSYQNLRGSGFANANMEGADFSYAQLQGAVFSASIMRNANLRGADLSYAMLDQTDFANADLRDAILVDTILLRSRFDFTQIEGADFTGAILDPGQVRWLCQRAKGKNPVTGVDTRESLGCD
- a CDS encoding pyridoxamine 5'-phosphate oxidase family protein, with the protein product MAASPIAPWRSPLARALHYHKEPHARYVQLATVSPQSLPHNRTVVFRGFLRDTDTLQFITDRRSAKVQDIKAHPYGEVCWYFPKTREQFRIAGSLRLIDTADPDRTALWQAISAKARAQFFWAEPGAPRQAATEFIETWAGLDPPDNFCLLLLQPTTVDHLQLRGNPQNRTLYKWENNQWTVTDINP
- a CDS encoding OB-fold nucleic acid binding domain-containing protein, which gives rise to MKIVKKEPIGFLPVYDIGLLHEHNFLIQGGIFASNCFNKSHSVAYGYVTYQTAYLKANYPVEYMAALLSSVSDDTDKVQKYIASCHYMNINVLPPDINTSDVYFTPRGTDILFGLAAIKNLGMGAIEAILAARKERPFTSLGDLCKRVDSRALNKKALEALVQAGAFDRLHPNRKQTVANIEPTLTWASRRAKDKASGQVSLFDMMVATGEETFVDEPPAPPDIPDYLPQEKIELEKELLGFYLSAHPLKALSPAVKLLAPVNLSDLQEVRETVTVTAIVMITDLKNILTKNNEQMAVLQIEDLSGKLEAVVFPKVHKKVKEYLRKDNRVIVWGKVDRKDESVQLVVDDMAEIEQVSMMRLELTREQALDIQTLHRLREILKNYSGGRIPIIAQVEGLNQAVRLGNQFWVRDVETTRQALTAGGFRVFADPLMPTTATLS
- the cysC gene encoding adenylyl-sulfate kinase codes for the protein MQDQGLTLWFTGLSGAGKTTISQRVGEHLRQQGKRVEILDGDIVRKHLTRDLGFSKADRDENIYRIGFVAHLLCRNGVYVLVAAISPYADARQKVREMIGSNFVEIYVNAPLEVCEARDVKGLYKRARAGEIKYFTGIDDPYEPPTDPDLECHTDKETIEESVTKVLQLLALRDQQRREIPLL